The genomic segment ACCTCTGTTTCCTGTCCTTTTGGATTCTAGAAGAAAGATCAGTTCAACGGGAAAGTGATTTTCCAGATTTTTTGCCACTTTTTTCCTCTCTGACCTCGATTGATTTAATCACCCTAATTCTGACCATCCTACAAGGGTCAAATCTTTCCAATGGATTATATTATTTTACCCATTGGTCAAAAAAGTGTTTATGATTGGACGCCCTATAAACTGCAACTCTTGTGTTTGACCCTGTCAGATTTCAACAGTTGCAGAGGATTCCCAGGACTCCCAGGAGTCGGTGGACAGTGTGACAGACTCTCAGAAGAGGAGGGAGATTCTGTCCAGACGTCCTTCCTACAGGTACCGCTCCTCCACAGGGCCACTGTCTCAGCCTCAGGGTGGCAGGAAAAAATCCCAATCTGGCAACATGACTGTCATGTTGACTCAGTGTTGCCAAATTgggattctttaaaaaaaaaatgcagattgggtgccattttggatctGATTGGGCTGTGAATGAAATCTGATGACACATCGTTGACTGAGAGTCCGAGACATTGTTGACTGAGAGTCCGAGACATTGATTGGGATTGTGTTTGTTATCCCTTGCAGGAAGATCCTGAACGACCTGTCGTCTGACGTGTCTGCGGTCCCGCCGATCGAGGAGGAGAAATCGGAGGACGACTCGACCCCCGCCATCACCACCGTTGCCATGCCCACATCATGCCCCATCTATCAGACGGCCAGCGGCCAGTACAGTACGTAACCCCTACCTATTCAGTCCTCAGTTTTATCGCTCCGGGGGGGGTCCCGTAGGTAcaaatctaggatcagcttcccctccacCAATCCCCTCTACATGGGAAAATGCttaactgacccaagatcagcatctaggggcaacttcacccgtACTCCAGTTTCATCATGGCCATATGTGATGAGTGCCTGCTTGTTCTGGTTTGGAGAAGCTTAGTTGGCTTTCTTACTTTGTATTTGATGAGTAGTGTATGGTCAATGACTATAGTGGAAAtagggtcatgttcagtagggaGAAATGTTTGAATGACACGGGAAGGTTCTACCTGAACATGTCCAATAATGACAATGTTAATTTTCCGTTTCGCTATAGGGTTTGCCTTGCTGAACATGACCGAGCAGACCGTAGTAATGTTCCTAACCTGACGATCATCCAttaacccctccccctcttcagTTGCCATCACCCAGGGCGGCGCCATCCAACTGGCCAATAACGGTACAGATGGCATGCAGGGGATGCAGACCCTGACCATGACCAACGCGGCGGGCGCCCAGCAGGGCACCACCATCCTGCAATATGCCCAGACCTCCGATGGACAGCAAATCCTGGTGCCCAGCAACCAGGTGGTAATGCAAGGTGAGAACCTCTTGGACCATGGGAGGCCCCAGCCTCAATCAAGTTTTAGTTCTTACTGGGTGCCCGTCAGTTGTTCTAAACAGAACCGTTTTCCTGCATATGCAgtcacacaacaacacaaacaactccTGTATGCCCACAATTTCTTTCCGTAAACACCAACACGTAATGCTACGATCCCTTCTGTTTCCCAGCTGCCTCTGGAGAAGTGCAGACCTACCAGATCCGTACGGCCAACACCAGCAGCATGACTCCTGGGATGGTGATGGCCTCCTCTCCCGCCTTGTCTGGCCAGGAAGGCCCAGAGGTTGTCGTCACCCGTAAGAGGGAGGTCAGACTGATGAAGAACAGGTAAATGGAGTAGAGGGTATAGATACTGTTAACTAGGGTTGTGTTGATCACTTTAATGAAGGCTGTTGGGTGAAATAGACTACGTCCTATAATGTAGGTGTACATTTAGCATGTTGTTGATATGGAACTCCTATTTCTGTACCTACACAATAAAGAAAGCTGAGGTAATGTTAAGTGAAAACATGATGATCGTGTTAAGATTTGCTGAGGCGGACATACTGTACTGACTGTCcatacctctgtgtgtgtgtgtgtgtgtgtgtgacagggaggCGGCCCGGGAGTGTCGCCGGAAGAAGAAGGAGTACGTCAAGTGTCTGGAGAACCGTGTGGCCGTTCTGGAGAACCAAAACAAAACCCTCATTGAGGAACTGAAGTCACTTAAAGACTTGTACTGCCACAAATCAGAGTAGTGTCCCCCCTCCCCCATGTACAGAGACTCACCACAGAGCCATGCATCTGGCACCACCCTCCCCCATTTATCCTTTTCTTTTTAAAAAGCTCTACCAGTCTAGAAGACCTACAGAAAGAGGAAAAATAACAAGAACACAATTTCTCCACTTTTTCAcaagtatccctttaaaaggaTGACATGAGTACCCCTAAAAAGGATGACATGAGTACCCCTAAAAAGGATGGCCTCATAGGTACCCCTTAAAAGGATGATGAGTACTTTCCATCATGAGTACCCCTAAAAGGATGAGGTGGAGCACACTGTTTCTCCACCAATAGAATGGAGCCCCTAGTGGAATCTTACAGTGGTAGGTATTGTGTCTATCCACGACACCACTGCTGCTCACTAACCAGTAGTCCCCAGTCTCAAGATGTCAGATAGCAGGAAAACACCAGCTGTGGAGGACTAGGACCCCTCTGCCCACCATGAACTACCCTATACAACTATTGAGTTGGGACCGTCACCTGGCAACACACGTTGAAAATGATTTTGGAAAAATGGTCATCTTTTTGAGTGCTACACTATTCAGTTTTTAGGCTGATGATTGCTTTAACTCTTCTGTTACTTACTAACACTTTATGTGGACTGTAGATCCCAACCACTGTCAGGTGAAATGTATTATCTATGAGCTTGAGTTGGGTTATCATGTATTGAATTTTTCTGCTTGCCAACTTTTGTTATTCAGCATTGCTAAGTCGGGTGTTTTGGGGTAGGAGGTGGATTGTCTGTAACAACTAACAGGCATTAAAAGGTAACC from the Oncorhynchus keta strain PuntledgeMale-10-30-2019 unplaced genomic scaffold, Oket_V2 Un_scaffold_5147_pilon_pilon, whole genome shotgun sequence genome contains:
- the LOC118381626 gene encoding cyclic AMP-responsive element-binding protein 1-like, producing the protein MTMEAGADTQQGGDTAVSESEAQQITLAQVSMAAGQVSSSGPTVTLVQLPNGQTVQVHGVIQAAQPSVIQSPQVQTVQISTVAEDSQDSQESVDSVTDSQKRREILSRRPSYRKILNDLSSDVSAVPPIEEEKSEDDSTPAITTVAMPTSCPIYQTASGQYIAITQGGAIQLANNGTDGMQGMQTLTMTNAAGAQQGTTILQYAQTSDGQQILVPSNQVVMQAASGEVQTYQIRTANTSSMTPGMVMASSPALSGQEGPEVVVTRKREVRLMKNREAARECRRKKKEYVKCLENRVAVLENQNKTLIEELKSLKDLYCHKSE